tttaaatttttcaacgTAAAGTATTTCGATAATGTACTTAGTACATATGATAATTTaactgttaaataaaattaaagtacttatttactttgttattaaatacTTACCATGAAACATGAATtacgttatatttatttgttgtaagttattttaaaaacgctTTGTAAGTTAAAACTAGCTGTGACACGCGGTTTTACccgctttaaataaaaaaaaaacctgtctcAGATTTTTTTCAATCTAAGTTCAAATTCCTGAGATTACAAATTCAGCTGTATCGACATTATATTCAGACGTACAAATAAAGCTTTATAATTTGAAGTACATATAGATTGAAATTCAAAGCATATCTTAGCATATTTGAACACGCTTCATTGCTAAATAACTGCCATTTTACGTATTTTAGACATAAAAGGTAGATCGGATATTCGGATACATATTTATCTAAAGCTACTATGGCATTTAATTATGGAAGCGCAtagtattcttttatttttgacgCATTTCCGATTTTGCTGAAAAAAAGGATCTATTCTGATCTGCAATGAAACCGTCTCCATAATTTCATAGCCGAAAATTTTCTGGACAAATATGCATAGGAATATCCGATCTCtagttattacttttataataacttaagaCCAATGATGTTAAagtaaaaagataaaactaaGTTGAACGCGcgaaatcttaattatttttcgataaaatcacttTCGTTAGTCaaaaggtaattaaaataagGTGGTCTAATATTCAAAACTTCCATAAGTAGTTTTTCAGGATTTATTAACGTGTATTAAAGCGAATGAACCTTGGagcaaatttattaatttgcttAGGCTCATTCGCTAGAATACTAACCATATAAACTTagtttatatactatattataacttaaacgTTCAAACTTAATcgacaatatatattttttagattaactttataaatgtaatttatggAATGCATAGTATAAgtgttttactttaatttaaaataatattgtacttAGATATTAAATGATTCGCGCAATTGTATGCAGctgttttattgcaattttcctTCGACCTTTACAAATCTGGAGATCCGGACGATAAGagcattaaatataaatgtggAATTGCGTCGATTTAGTTATTCAGTGGTCTGTCAtactctgacatttgaaagatgctCTCAGTTGAAGTGTTTTTAGGCGACCTCCGTGAAAGGGCTGCCTCGGAGGCAATAATGCTAAGTAGGGACTGTCTGTAACTTAAGTACAGTCTCTGATGCGACAGTGGAATAACTACACACATTTACAactcgggaatttataatttctgaattttgtctgctctggtctggtttttGCTGTTGTTACCACCTTTATGGCAAAGACGTGCCAGTAAGCGATTtactgttccggtgcgatgtcgcgtagaaaccaattaggggtaagactaccatacttcctaacaggttagcccgttaccgttagactgcatcatcaccaccaggtgttattgcagtcaagggaatttaaaaaacaactCTTGTAGAATCAAAAGCTGCGTGATAGTTATATATGCAGATTATGTCAAGAGGTGGTGGCAACACCGGTACATGTTATTTGTCACTTACAaaaattccttaaaaaaattcataacCATAAAAAAGCATCAAGAGAAATAAATCACATCTGGCGGATAATTAACCAAATCAACTCTCAGTCAAGTTTCCTGGTGGAAACCGGAACTATAAATACTGACGATCGTTATAGATGACCGAAGGCTACGTTCGTACTCTGAGTCCTGCATAACCGTTGTCCCAAGAACGAAGAAAAGAGGGAAACCAAATTGATTGATTTAAAAACAGTGCTTTCCTTTTTTACAAAGAATATGtcgaaaaggacagcactatttCAAAATAAGTGTACGTAATGCCAATTTATTACTTGACTACATACAGTAAAATTTTTAGTTAGTCAACATTTAAAGTACAGAACGCATATTCTAACTTGACTggactgaagtaaataatgtcagAGCTGATATCGTTTTTACAAATTCAATGGTGGTTTTGTACATGCACATTAAATATCATTCGCTTTAACAAAGGACAACAAGGTGAGGAaatcttcatgcctgagagttgtctataatgttctctatagtgtgtgaagtccaccaatccacacttaaCGAGCGTGGTGTACTATGGCCAAACCCTTCTGATTCTGGGAGGCAatcatgccctgtagtgggccataaatggattgatgatgatgattgtaaatGTACATCGTACAGGCGTGAATACCTTCTAGAATTGAACTTCACCTTGTAGTCTTACGGACAACTTTAGTCCGGCCAAGAAAGATCATGCGATCCCTCCTTACACAATAGACTCTTTAATTGCCATAACATTATGTAGGGTTTAAACCTATTTTTCAAAGGCGATATCAGTATATCATAAGCACTGAGACAAGTTTTAGCTAACTTGTTGGCTTAGACTGGCTTTTACTCTTTGCAACTTTTTCAACATTCGCTGCTCGTACCTagaacaaaagaaatatatactTTGTTATATACAGTTCATCATTAatggtgtaaataataaaagttcaaCAGCTCTATACAGATTTCCTCTCTTttattttgcatagaaataaatatttattagcaaACCAAACAAATCACCCAcgatagataaaaattatatcacctaACAataggatataattaacgtgtccacctcgTAAAGaccgggaacatggaataggagaagtttacctccgtttattactacacatatattatttcgacttctgcgccagtgctttgataaagctgtgcgagaagataaatttttatcttttccccggggatataattgtctcctgcccactcTAGCCGTGCTGATGGTATTAACCATTCCCTTATAACCAGAGCCACTTTTTGccgggtatgcaaggaacacatccaaCAAAGTAATGGCCTGTGTCCACCGGCCTGAGGCATTGGTTAAGCTTTATGAGCCTGTAATGACCACGCACTTCcaaccagaacacagcaatacttAGCGGCTGGAATAAGCATGGctatagtacttccccagatgAGCTATATCAAAAAATGATTTGCTACTACACTCTCTTAGGAGCTTATCGAGCTTCTTCGTGGGATTCGGCTCCACCACTTTGTCCAATAGGGTTACCACGTTATGATAACAAACTTTGACAAAGAAACTGATATGTAGATTGGACTAAATTAATTTCTCCAAATCAATTTTAGAAAAGTGGTCAGTTGTATCCTTAAAATTGTTCTCACCTGTAATGATTGTACTCTTTTATGTAATGTTATCATGGAGTTTGTTATTGATGTcaacttttctttatttgtagCTATATCTGCCAActgaaagtaaaatataatgtctaggtgaaaattttaataaatttatttagtgtCTAGCGGTCCCTCTCGACAAGTCGTCAGGAGGAGGAGGTTGACTTAAAAGATAgtcatatgctgtcgcggacgtAATTCCGTCGTTTTAGCGTAACCTTAAGTTACGTAGCGTTACGTTAAATTGTGTatgcatcgcacgcatcggaatctctcaagaaggatattttttcagtttttgcaATATTTCTCATTGATCATCTTAGCGTGGTCGTGATAGCTATTTGTCGAAGCGTGATGTTGTATAGCCTTAGGCCGATAAATAGACTATCCAGTACAAAATAAATCCAATTTGCACCAGCAGTTCCTAAGATTAGTGCATTCAACCATACAAACTCAagcactttataatattactagatatgccctgcggcttcgcccgcttaaatttcgggacgcagcgtacatagtctacacctaaagtcatacatgagattttcgacaaacatttttttatctttcgttaaaaatatatttttttttaataaaaagttacctATATTACTTTTGATACAtctaagaatacgtgtacaaagtttcatgatgatcggttaagtagttttcgcgcgaaagcgtaacaaacaaacttacattcacatttataatattaacgaagGAAGGAAAGGAAGGAAGGATATTGCTGCCCCTATTTTAGCTTATCAATGTATGTTCCGTTATACCAAGTGCTATGATTTACTTCCTGATTTTACAAAAGGTGGACCAATAAACATGacctaaacatttattatatttttttaatataataaacttcttTTTGTTCCTTaaccataaaattatatacatatgctGTGGCTGACAACCTTTCTCTATAACacaatcatatatctctcatTGAGAAGGCAGCATTCATAAGAAAATTTTTGTTTGACCGTTTTTTCCACTTTGTAAATCTGACTACCACAAAAaggttttttctgttttctGGTCAATTTCATGCCTATGCCTCATAAATAATTAGGTcactaatatattaaaagatttttcaaaattggtattgtagatccagagattaccccttACAAGCTCACAAAcctcttcataatattagtatagaataaGAATAAGTTAGGTGACCTCTGTACCTTCCTTTCCTCAGTCAAGGATGTGGAGGTACTTAAATTAACATTACAGAGCTAAGACCCTCCAGGCTGCATGAGCAAAGCTtgttaaattacttaatatatatccCAGAATTTTTTCAAAGATATGCAAtaccattgtttttttattactacaaaatTCTAGAAAATAATGTTAAGTAGCCAGTGATGCATGCGTTTTCAAACAGTAAACAATTActttttccataatatatttccTTAAGGTTGGTGTATTGGTTGGGCAATGGAAAAGTACCCTGTTGGTCTAGTTTTAAGGGTGACCGATCAATATTTCTTGTGACAGATCAGTATTTCTTCCTGGTCAGGTCAGCAATTGTTAGGTTTTGACTTCCTCATGACTTGGAGAGAATTGTATGCAGTATGTCCCAGTAAAGAGCTCCAATCCTCATTCAAGCAGCCGTGTGAATTAAAGCTTCcctgcccagcagtgggaccaATGAGCTGACGGCAATAGGCAAATTGCATTAACTAAACTTgactaattattatgttttaatttttaagttaacaacTTACAAGTGCATCTAACATAGCATCATTTTGTAAATCTTCAAGTCGGCGCCTCTCTGATGAAAGCATATTGTGTACTGCTTCTTGTTTCTCACTGAAACCAATACTTCTAAAATGAATTGCAATTCCATGTCTTGCAAAATTTCTAAAATGACAGGAGGATAAtatgatttttgtttattatgccTCAAGGGGTTGgtggaaaattaaatttacgaaACATCTAAAGGAACTGGTGAATAATGACCCGAGCTTAACATTATTAGTACCTTAGGGGTCATTCATTGGttctttaaattatacttaCGTCAACTCTTTTAGATGAGTATTTAAAGTAGCCAAAGGCGGTTCATATATCTCCATCACACCTTTCGCAAGTAGTTGTATAGTTTTTAGGTCTTCTGGCTTTACAGGATTTTCGCtggaactttaaaaaatatcttagcTTAGAatattctgtaaaaatattgaaataatattaaaagaatagGTCTCTCACACTTCAATCACTTCAGATCctgacatttttttgttttattcttattaaatagcaattaatatttagaaaaaaattaaacgtaaatataataatacagcaATATTCTTCTCTCACACTTTCTGTTCCTTCGCAACCACTTTGACACTGACAGACAAGTGACATTTGACATAGTCGTTGGCACTTGGCAGAACGCAGCTGAGAAATATAatgatgtttatataaaaaatatggaatcgaaaaaataaatgaaatgattaCTGACACAACTATTGTAAAAACCTTCTTAACCGTAATTTCATATCCTTCATAGAGTGAGTTCcagctctttttttttaataataaaatgcgaAATGTGTTTCTCTTTCTAGGTTTTCAACCGACTTCTTCATTTAGTAAAAATACAACCGCAACGACTTAGAATTTCTATCATGAACATATAATAACGCGTCAGATGAGCAAGAATAAACATAAAAGAACCATCATTAATATTTTCTACTTAACTGCTGTTGTAGATACGATaccttattattattcttttatcgataaaaaaggaCACACAAAGATAAAATAAGTCTCGCTCAGCACATCTTTAAAAAATTcagtattagaataaataatgtaggtacctaagttTATTTTTGGAAGTGAAACTTCCTGATGCACGTCCACTGTAAGAACTTCCTAATTcttcactttaaatatttaagtaattaattttctcaaaaataaataatgccgtgaataaaatgaaataatgcgCCATGCGccaatttttactattttatttatgggaaaaaattattatctacgTAAAACggagtacaatttttttatggcCGCTAGATTTCTTGTTTATTTGACGTTCTTTCATTTTCCGTTGCCCAAGGAGGGGATTTACGCGAATCTATCACGTTAATCACTTACACATCGTTTTAATTAAACTGTACATTAACGTTATCAATCTGGAAGTCTTACAAGTGACCCGCGGGGACGCCGAGATGACGTCTGTGGCCAGGAGAAGAGACCCTGATGACTCTGGAGAGTATTCCGACACCTCGCAAGATATCGAGCAGAACAACTCTGGAAATGTGAGTTGGACAGTCACACGGATCAAAATCTGTGCATGGAACTTTCATTTTGGCGCTAAAACTATCGCCGCCGCACTTTCTCTCGCTGTCGCGTATTGGAATGTACATTTCTTTTTCGTAAAATTGAGGTCAAATTGGATACCATTCACTGTTAAACTGCTGATGTTGTTAGACATTTCGGGTTCCGTCCCAAACAATAACTTGTACTAATATAAACAATTGTATTACAAATAATCTAAGTGTAAAGATGCAATTGTTAAAGGTTGCTGCACATTTACAGAACGGAGGCCAGCATGAATCTGATTACGACTCTCAGGGAAGTGACTCGGAGAGGTCTGATGGTGATCCTGACAAACAGGTACTTTAATAAGATACATGTAAAATAAGTACTCCAATCTGAAGTAACAATGTTGCGATCTGCACAGCTACAGACAATGCCCACAGTGCCACAGAAATTAGTTTTACACATTTCCTTACATCATGTGTTCAGAttagactattttttttacaatgccTATATTTACTgtctaaatttatataaaaaaacgattgatacttttattacaattttatagtCAGTGGTAATGTAACAGCTTGTCTT
This sequence is a window from Pararge aegeria chromosome 1, ilParAegt1.1, whole genome shotgun sequence. Protein-coding genes within it:
- the LOC120636032 gene encoding uncharacterized protein LOC120636032, whose translation is MSGSEVIEVSSENPVKPEDLKTIQLLAKGVMEIYEPPLATLNTHLKELTEKQEAVHNMLSSERRRLEDLQNDAMLDALLADIATNKEKLTSITNSMITLHKRVQSLQVRAANVEKVAKSKSQSKPTS